TTCCCTCCACCTCCAGAGCTCTGCCACAGGCTGCCTGACACCTTCATTCAGCTTTCTGATCTAGTGTCCCCTCCTGGTTCCTTTTTTCATTCTCCTAGGAGAGCTGAGCTCTGAACTCCTTGGTGTCACTCCCGTACCTCACTTGTCCCAGTGGAATCTCACTTGTCACACTGTGTGACATTTACTTATTTGCCAGAAACTAAAGGCATTACCTCCCCAGAGGAAGTGCTCGCCAAACACATTTGCACGCACTCTCGGAAAGCAGGAGATTCACACCTGGAGTCCATGACGGCTGGGGCCATCTTGTCCATCCCTATTTGGAGGCCCAGTCCACAGGTACCACATTGGACTGAAAGAGGGAATGGGCAAGTTAGAAGTGACAGTATTTCTCTCAATTCAGGATCATGGTTTTGGCAGGGGACACATTGCCCATTGAGGTATACTGCCATCTCCCAGTTATGTGTGAGGACCGGAATTTGCCCTACGTCTATATTCCCTCTAAGACGGTAAGAACATATGAGCCCCCCTTCCTGATCTTGGGGAGCACTGGAGGAGGGGTTCTGTGGGAGCAGGCCACAGTGGGAAAGAGTGCAAGCTTGGGAGTTGAGACAGACACTGATGGACCTTTGGCTTGGCTGGTTCCTGGTTCAGACTCCTCGGAAACTGGGAATTCCCACCCTATGGACCGTGGGAATGAAAAAGTAGGTGTGCGTGGACGTGCCCTGTCAGTGAAGATGCTGTGCCTCTCTCTATCAGCCCTGTCAGGTGGTTGCAGTActtgggggagagggggctgcTCAAGGGACCTGTGGTTGGCCTTATCCTCACGCAGGGACCAGAACACTGACCCAGCctagagaggcaggctccgtgggGCGGAAGCCCATTCATGCTTGCTTTGTGGCTGTGTAGGCCCAGTGTTGCCAGACCATGCTTGAAAGCTGGCAGAGTTGAAATGATGGTGTAACATGGACCAAACAGCACGTGTCTGTGGGCTGGTCAGGGGTTTGTGACTCCCTGGCATACAGGTCATGCAGCCTTTTTCCCACAcagccctttttttttccctccctcccccacaggaCCTGGGTGCTGCCGCTGGCTCCAAGCGTCCCACCTGCGTGATCATGGTCAAGCCCCATGAGGAGTACCAGGAGGCTTACGACGAGTGCCTGGAGGAGGTGCAAGCCTTGCCCCCACCCATGTGAAGGGTTCAGGCACCTGCTCTGGAAGCTGCTGCCCTGGCAGTGGGCCAGCTGGCTGCCCTGCCGCTGTCTGTGCTCTGCTCGCACATCACTCTGGGCCCCTGTGGCCTGTCCTCTTCCCAGGCAGTTCTGCCAGCTTTTTCATTAAAGGAATGCCGGCGTCTTCTGTTGAGCATCAACGCAGATAGCTCTGAGAATGTAATGTGGGGGAAGTAAATGCTAAGACTAAAGTGTGGTGAGCCTGTGGGTGTTTttttccagcagcagcagctg
This portion of the Canis lupus dingo isolate Sandy chromosome 11, ASM325472v2, whole genome shotgun sequence genome encodes:
- the NHP2 gene encoding H/ACA ribonucleoprotein complex subunit 2 isoform X1; amino-acid sequence: MTKIKADPDAPEAQAEACLGERTYHELLVNLNPIAQPLASRRLTRKLYKCIKKAVKQKQIRRGVKEVQKFINKGEKGIMVLAGDTLPIEVYCHLPVMCEDRNLPYVYIPSKTDLGAAAGSKRPTCVIMVKPHEEYQEAYDECLEEVQALPPPM